A genomic window from Salvia miltiorrhiza cultivar Shanhuang (shh) chromosome 5, IMPLAD_Smil_shh, whole genome shotgun sequence includes:
- the LOC130985655 gene encoding exo-alpha-bergamotene synthase-like: MEEVRRSANLGASIWDDDYIQSLTSLYTGEKYVAEAEKLKNLVKIMIDETEDELDQLELIDSLQRLGLCNHFEDRIAKMLDNIYEAEKCRDDENMEKDLHITALRFRLLRQHGYHVPQEIFCSFMDDVGNFKASLCEDVRGVVSLYEASYLSVEGESLLDLAKDFSLNHLTRRIDKITEPHLREQVKHALEVPLHWRVQRLEARWYIKAYESRSSANLILVELAKLDFNMVQATHQQELKRMSRWYKETGLPEKLGFARHRLAECFLWALGFAPKPHFGFSREILIKTGQLITIIDDIYDVYGTLEELQLFTNTIERWDINSLDNLPEYMRICFLAIFNFSNELAYHILRDQGFNVIPNMRKLWAELCRAYYLEARWFHSGYVPTTNEYLNTAWISISGPLLLFYAYFSTNAINNEELQSLEQYPGIIRWPSAILRLTDDLGTSSDEMKRGDVPKSVQCYMIETGCSEEDARKHIKHLIEAALKRMNKEILMEKPLKDFSHIAMNLGRISLCMYQHGDGYGLPYSETKRNLVSLLVQPFPMP; encoded by the exons ATGGAGGAGGTGAGGAGGTCAGCAAACCTTGGGGCAAGTATCTGGGATGACGATTACATTCAGTCTCTCACAAGTTTATACACG GGGGAAAAGTACGTAGCTGAAGCTGAGAAACTGAAAAATCTGGTGAAAATAATGATAGACGAAACCGAAGACGAGCTGGACCAACTTGAGCTTATCGACAGTCTGCAGAGGCTGGGTTTATGTAACCACTTTGAGGATCGAATAGCTAAGATGTTAGACAACATTTATGAGGCGGAAAAATGTCGAGACGATGAAAACATGGAAAAGGACTTGCACATCACAGCTCTCAGATTCAGACTTCTCAGACAACATGGATATCATGTTCCTCAAG AGATTTTCTGTAGTTTCATGGACGATGTAGGAAATTTCAAGGCCTCCCTATGTGAAGACGTGAGAGGAGTGGTATCTCTATATGAAGCTTCGTATTTATCCGTGGAAGGGGAAAGCTTACTGGATTTAGCCAAAGATTTCTCACTGAATCATCTTACTCGAAGAATCGACAAAATTACAGAGCCACATCTAAGGGAGCAAGTGAAGCATGCTTTGGAGGTTCCTCTACACTGGAGAGTGCAGAGGCTGGAAGCCAGGTGGTACATCAAAGCTTACGAGAGTAGATCTTCAGCAAACCTTATCCTGGTTGAGCTGGCTAAGTTGGATTTTAACATGGTACAGGCAACACACCAGCAAGAGCTCAAGCGCATGTCAAG ATGGTATAAAGAGACTGGTCTCCCGGAAAAGTTGGGGTTCGCCAGGCACCGATTGGCGGAGTGTTTCTTGTGGGCTTTGGGATTCGCTCCGAAGCCTCATTTTGGATTTTCCAGGGAAATTTTGATCAAAACTGGGCAGCTTATCACCATAATAGATGACATATACGATGTATATGGAACCTTGGAAGAACTCCAATTGTTCACCAACACAATCGAGAG GTGGGATATTAATTCGCTGGACAACCTTCCAGAATATATGCGGATTTGTTTCTTAGCTATCTTCAATTTCTCGAATGAATTGGCTTATCATATTCTCAGGGACCAAGGTTTCAACGTTATCCCAAATATGAGGAAACTG TGGGCAGAACTGTGTAGAGCTTATTACTTAGAAGCGAGATGGTTTCACAGCGGATACGTCCCAACCACAAATGAGTACCTAAATACAGCATGGATTTCCATTTCGGGTCCTCTACTTCTATTTTATGCTTACTTCTCAACAAATGCTATAAACAACGAGGAACTACAGAGCCTAGAACAATATCCTGGTATTATTCGTTGGCCATCCGCGATTCTTCGTTTGACAGATGACTTGGGAACTTCATCT GACGAAATGAAACGAGGGGATGTTCCGAAATCCGTTCAGTGCTACATGATTGAAACAGGATGCTCTGAGGAGGATGCTCGCAAGCACATAAAGCATTTGATCGAGGCGGCACTGAAGCGCATGAACAAAGAGATACTAATGGAGAAGCCCTTGAAGGATTTCAGCCACATTGCCATGAATCTTGGGCGAATCTCACTCTGCATGTATCAACACGGAGATGGCTACGGCCTTCCCTATTCCGAAACCAAGAGAAATTTGGTCTCGCTCCTCGTTCAACCCTTCCCTATGCCTTGA